One window of Cohnella hashimotonis genomic DNA carries:
- a CDS encoding chromate transporter, translating into MIKQLVDLFVAFGRSTMLGYGGGPSIIPLYQNEVVNRYQWMGNEDFGKALAFGNALPGPIATKLAAYIGFKVAGWLGALMAVTAVVLPTALLMVLLVGLMHKLQGNPYIKGMIKGVQPVIFVMLAMLAYDFAKFAFQRSGGPVVFLPFALAGIYFIMVQYLKINAVWGILGALVIGAFFMRENAG; encoded by the coding sequence ATGATCAAGCAGCTGGTGGATTTGTTTGTCGCATTCGGGAGATCGACGATGCTCGGCTACGGCGGAGGACCTTCGATAATTCCTTTGTATCAGAACGAAGTCGTGAACCGGTATCAATGGATGGGAAACGAGGATTTCGGCAAGGCGCTCGCTTTCGGCAACGCGCTGCCCGGTCCGATCGCCACCAAGCTGGCGGCTTATATCGGATTCAAGGTCGCAGGCTGGCTCGGCGCGCTCATGGCCGTGACGGCCGTCGTCCTGCCGACGGCTTTGCTTATGGTGCTGCTTGTCGGTTTAATGCACAAGCTGCAAGGCAATCCGTATATCAAAGGAATGATCAAGGGCGTGCAGCCGGTCATCTTCGTCATGCTCGCGATGCTTGCCTACGACTTCGCCAAGTTCGCGTTTCAGCGCAGCGGCGGACCGGTCGTCTTTCTGCCGTTCGCGCTTGCTGGGATTTACTTTATCATGGTACAGTATCTCAAGATCAATGCGGTGTGGGGCATTCTCGGCGCGCTGGTCATCGGAGCCTTTTTCATGCGGGAAAACGCAGGCTGA
- a CDS encoding HAD family hydrolase, protein MIKAVVFDFDGTILDTETVTYEAMNGVFRERGHELPMDKWAGAIGTLHGFDAYAELSAFTGETIDRGWLDARFGELYAGMVHQVPLLPGILDALEEAKRLGLAVGLATSSYRAWIEPHLERLDLRRHFDAIHTADDVEKVKPDPALYRLAVRSLGVEPGEAVAIEDSLNGLRAAKAAGLYGIAVPNAMTAGLDFSEADLVVPTLDGQKLEMLVARWNG, encoded by the coding sequence ATGATCAAGGCTGTCGTGTTCGATTTTGACGGAACGATACTGGATACGGAAACCGTAACCTACGAAGCGATGAACGGCGTATTCAGAGAGCGGGGACACGAGCTGCCGATGGATAAATGGGCAGGCGCGATCGGCACGCTTCACGGTTTTGACGCATACGCGGAGCTGTCCGCATTTACGGGAGAGACTATCGATCGCGGATGGCTCGACGCCCGGTTCGGAGAGCTGTACGCCGGGATGGTGCACCAGGTGCCGCTGCTGCCGGGTATCCTCGACGCGCTCGAAGAAGCGAAGCGGCTCGGGCTCGCGGTCGGGCTCGCCACGAGCTCTTACCGCGCATGGATCGAACCGCATCTGGAGCGACTCGATCTTCGTAGGCATTTTGACGCGATCCATACGGCGGACGACGTGGAAAAGGTGAAGCCGGATCCGGCGCTGTACCGGCTGGCCGTTCGTTCGCTAGGCGTGGAGCCGGGCGAAGCGGTCGCCATCGAGGATTCGCTGAACGGGCTGAGAGCCGCCAAGGCCGCCGGCTTGTACGGCATCGCCGTACCGAATGCCATGACGGCGGGGCTCGACTTTTCCGAAGCGGATCTCGTCGTGCCGACGCTGGACGGGCAAAAGCTCGAGATGCTCGTTGCGCGGTGGAACGGCTGA
- a CDS encoding GntR family transcriptional regulator: protein MNPQYPKYQRLKEEIVSWIAGGKYRPGDKLPSENELAEQFGLSRQTVRQSIGELVSEGWLSREQGKGTFVAKLQGDRRGPGANRMVGLITTHISDYIFPSIVRGVEAALKEKGYRLLLSSTEGSKEKERESLETMLTQGVCGLIVEPTKSAEGNPNYETFMALEYHGIPMLMINEQYPDLDWPCVKVDDEAGGFLATEHLLAAGHRAIAGLFKTDDLQGVQRMKGFVQAHRERRLSVPPELLVRYRTENRASRPHEALRELLSRPEPPTAIVCYNDQLAVSLLDVIREAGLRVPEDLSIVGYDDSFLATATEVKLTTVSHPKAELGELAANLLVTMLDKDAVGRGGHIYKPQLIVRESTAGPSVR from the coding sequence TTGAATCCGCAATACCCCAAGTATCAGCGGTTAAAGGAAGAGATCGTCTCCTGGATCGCCGGGGGCAAATACCGTCCGGGAGACAAGCTGCCGTCCGAGAACGAGCTGGCCGAGCAGTTCGGCTTAAGCCGCCAGACGGTCAGGCAGTCGATCGGCGAGTTGGTCAGCGAAGGCTGGCTGTCCCGCGAACAGGGCAAGGGCACGTTCGTGGCGAAGCTCCAGGGCGACCGCAGAGGACCCGGCGCCAATCGGATGGTCGGCTTGATCACGACGCATATTTCCGATTATATTTTCCCTTCCATTGTGCGTGGCGTCGAGGCTGCGCTTAAGGAGAAAGGCTACCGGCTGCTGCTGTCAAGCACGGAGGGCAGCAAGGAGAAGGAGCGGGAGAGCCTGGAGACGATGCTGACGCAGGGCGTGTGCGGACTCATCGTAGAGCCGACGAAAAGCGCGGAGGGCAACCCGAATTACGAGACGTTTATGGCGCTGGAATACCATGGCATTCCGATGCTGATGATCAACGAGCAGTATCCGGATCTGGACTGGCCCTGCGTGAAGGTGGACGACGAAGCCGGCGGCTTCCTGGCAACGGAGCATCTGCTCGCGGCGGGACATCGGGCGATCGCCGGACTGTTCAAGACGGACGACCTGCAGGGCGTGCAGCGGATGAAGGGCTTCGTCCAGGCGCATCGCGAACGCCGCTTGTCCGTACCGCCCGAACTGCTCGTGCGCTACCGGACGGAAAACCGCGCATCGCGGCCGCACGAGGCGCTGCGCGAGCTGCTCTCGCGGCCGGAGCCGCCGACCGCGATCGTCTGCTACAACGACCAACTGGCCGTATCGCTGCTGGATGTCATCCGCGAGGCGGGGCTGCGGGTCCCCGAGGATCTGTCCATCGTCGGCTACGACGACTCGTTCCTTGCGACCGCCACAGAGGTGAAGCTGACGACGGTCTCCCATCCGAAGGCCGAGCTAGGCGAGCTTGCCGCGAATCTGCTCGTGACGATGCTGGACAAGGACGCAGTCGGCCGTGGCGGCCATATCTACAAGCCTCAGCTGATCGTGCGCGAATCAACGGCCGGGCCTTCGGTTCGTTAA